In the genome of Cynocephalus volans isolate mCynVol1 chromosome 10, mCynVol1.pri, whole genome shotgun sequence, the window GCTGCAGACCCCGCGCCCGCCCCACGCACGCCAGCGTCCGAGTGTACAATCTGAGTGCCGTTTGCGTTCTTTGCTTTATTTGAATTACATTTGTGTCCCATTTGCATGACTTTTACGTGTCATTTGCATAGATATTCATAGGTTTGCTCTGCTTTTGTGAATCGTTTACAggcatttgcatattttttgcATTTGCGTGATTTTCGTGATATTCGCGTGGCCTCTGCATGTTATTTGcgtttatttcataaattttcacTTATGTGCATGTCGTTTGCATCACGTCTGCACCTGTGCATGTCGTTGGCGTATCTAGGAACCTCGTATCTCCTCCCACCTCGATCCCTGCCCCATCTCCTTGTGCCCCAACGCACCTGTCAGCGCCCAGTTCTCGGCCCCCATCTGGGTCCCCTGTGCCTTGGCCTCGTCCATTTCACTCTTCAGTGTCGTTAGTTGGGTCCGAAGCCGGTTCTGCGGAGTGGAGGGGAAGTAGAGGAGGAGGAGCGGGGAAAGGGGGCAGTGAATTGATCTTGCCCTTTGTGGAGGATAGTGAGAGGACACGGGCGACCCTGTTGCCTGAGCTTTGCTCGGAATGTCATTTGGGTCCTTGTAGTTGTAAAACACAGAAGTCACTTCTGAAGCCTGGGGTACCGAGTAGTGACAGCTGCCTGCCTGGAGGGAGGTCTCTGCACAggtccaccccccccccccacaccctaAGGCATCTGAAAGTGGAAACCGCAGCCGTCAGGCTCAAGTTCCAATCCCAGCTCCATCTAGAACttgctaaacaaacaaacaaacaaaaaaaatttttttaaaaaggggaaaaaaaaaaagagccggcccgtggctcacttgggagagtgtggtgctgataacaccaaggccacgggttcggatccctatatagggatggccggttagatcactgggtgagcgtggtgctgacaacagcaagtcaagggtaaagatccccttaccggtcatctttttttttaaaaaaaaaagagaaagaaagaaagaaaaacaacaacaagaacaggaaaaagaaaaaaagcaaaaacatgtaGGTCTCGCTGACTGGGGTTTCAAACCAGCCAATTTGATGGTTGACAATGACTGGTTTCTTGATTAAGTGTTGGGAGCTTCTGTGGGACTTTCTGCAAAATAACTGTTTTGGCCTCCTCAGAGCATCTTCCAGCAAGAGACAGAGTCAGAATTCGAGTCCAGGgtccggcctgtggctcacttgggagagcgtggtgctgacaccaccaagtcaagggttaagatccccttacgggtcatcttaaaagaaaaaaaaaaaaagaactcgaGTCCAGGACAGGCTGATCTTAACCTCAGGTACCTCAGCTGCCCCTGACCTCGCTGCCCCAGGCCCTTCTCTTGGGTGGGCAGAAAATGGGTAGGGGTCCCTttcgatttttaaaattcaggtgcTGCCCAACCTCTGCTGGACAGGACACACAGGGGAACATGGTATTCACTTAATGAACGTAAATGGTTGGGATTTTGAAGATGGTTCTTCTGGGAGGCTCAGGGCTGGGAAGGGTTAAGAACGAGTTTGAAGGGGGTGGCCAAGGGAAAAGAGAGGACTTGGTGGGTACCTCCCCCAGGAGGCCAACTTTAGCCTCCTAATTACAGGTGACATGAGTGTCCCTTTCTCAAAATAGGGCTGCTGGACACTGGCAGGGACTAGGGGTTGAGTGGGCACATGGGGGGAAGGTTAGCACAAGGTGGGCTCAGGGGTCAGGGGTTTCCCCGGCCACATAGCAGAGGACAGTGGGGCCTTTTTAATCAGAAGGTAGAATCAAGGGTGAACTGCTATTAAAGGAGATGTATGATGGTGTTATTCTCAATCACCTTCTCCAATTCGAAgaattggggaaactgaggcacggagggAATCCCAGGGATGTGTGTGCAGGTCCTTTCTCCCGACCttctggattttccagcctcctccCTGCGTCCGCCCTCCTACCTGGCGTCCCTGGCAGGCTCTGAGTGCCTCCTCCAACTCCCGACGGACACCCTCGGCCAGGTCCAGCTGCCCGGCCAGGGCTTCCTCGCGTTGGGCAGCCTCTGCCAGCCGGCGCTGCAGCTCTTCGACCTCGGGCGCCGGGTCCCAGGGCGCCGCCGTGGCGTTGGCCCCCAGCTCCGGACAGCGAGGCCGCCGGGCTGTCGAGGCAGCCAGATTCCAGGCCACCAGCGCCCcgccggccgccgccgccgccaggaACACGGCGGCCCCGCACAGGGCGAGCACCCTCCACACGCGCCCCGGCTCCGGCGCTGGCTCGGCCATGCCGCAGTCCAAGATCTGGCCCCAGACGGCCACGAGCATCTAATTGGCACCTTGGAGCGCCGGAGACGCCCACGGTTCCGCCCCGCCGGGCCGTGGCTTCCCGAGTCCGTCGGGAGGGGTCGGACCCCCTCCAAGGGCCAGCCTGTCACGCCGAGCCCGAGAAAGCACTGGGGGTCCTGGGTGCCAGTCCTGCCTCTGCACCCCACGTGCTGCCCtgcgagcctcagtttccccctctgaaATGGGGAGAGTCGTAGCTTCTGCTCGGTAGGGCTCGGTAGGAATCAGGGGAGCACATCCGCGCGCGAAGGGGGCGCTCGGCGAGGGTTTGGGCCCCATTCTGTTGTCCCCGTTCTGTtggtggggagactgaggctgggAGATGGGAGGCCACTGCATTGACTAAGGTCGGCCTGGCTTAGGCTGCTACACCTGCTGTGAAGAGGGCTGTGGGGTAGACACGAGGATGGACCGGCCCGGCCTCCCCGCCCGTCTCGACTGCGCCGCCAGGGGGCGATCTTACAGCGTGAATCAGATCCAGGCTTGTTGACAACCTGCCCCTTCTGATCAGTTCCCAACGCCCTGCTGTCATTTACCTTGATGATGTGATGGATTCCGGCCGCCTCCCCCATCAGACTGGGTGGGCGCCTAAAAAGCCAAGTCCCCACCTGCTTGTTCGCACCGAAATCACacgggcctggcacacagtaggtgtgcaGGAAATGTGAGCTGAGCGTGACCGACTCTCTactccccctgcccccattcTGGATGAAGAAACCAGAGCCCAGAGAGGCTGAGTCTCAGGCCAGGGACACACAGCGGCCGCTGGTCACTGCCGGATTCTGGCTGGGGCTGGTACCCGCTGGGGCCTGCAGAACCTCCCACCCTCTCAGGCTCCTCTACCAATAGGTGGGTCACAGCCACGGAGTCAGGTCTCACCAGAAGAGGACAAAATAGCCAGGAAAGAGAATTTTTAGGATGAGAAGTTTATACTAGGGCCATTGTAGGGGGGTTCGAGGGTTTAATCTGTCGTATTGGGCAAACCTTTTCCCTTCATCAGCAAAACACAGCCCAGGCTTGGTAGGGGGAGGAGCAGCACTGTTTTGGGACCTTCCCTTGGCCCAAAGGGTGGTCAGGGGACCGAGGTCATGTGGGGAGGatttgtttcctgcagaaaaagaaatgtggagGGTTAACTGCCCAACTTGTTAACCCTGAGCAAGTCCAGTAACTTCCCTGGACCTCAGCTGCCTCACCTAGATGGAGCTGTTGTGGGAGCTGAAATGACTTAGTCATTGTGAAGTGGCCCCGAGAGCTCCTTCTGAGCCCTCCTGCAAGTTGAGGACATGGAAGTGAAGGGGACAGACAGAGCCTCACCCTGTAGAGCAGAAGGTCTCATTGGAGGCAATTCTGGCCccaaggggacatttggcaatgtctgaggGCATTTCTTTATTATCACAGCCTGGGGTGGGCGTGTGTGCTACTGGCGTCTAttaggtagaggccagggatgctgctaaatgtcCTACAATACACAAAATGGTCCCCACCACAGAGAatgatccagccccaaatgtgaacagtgctgaggctgagaccCTGCCCTTGACCTTGGGAGTGAGAACAGGTTCTCCAGGCAGCAGCTAGAGCAcaggcaaaggccctgaggcaggaaggagcttGGCAAGGTTGACGCACAGAGAAAAGGTCAAGGAGGGTGGAGTGTGGTGATTAAGGAGAAATGGGGGGACAAGAGCAGCAGGGGGACTGTGGCAGGGGCAGTGTTTGGGGATCCCCAGGAGACAAGCGGGAGCCATGGAGGGAGAGGCCTTTCTCATCTCACTGACCATGTGGGCTGGGGATCATGGGACCTCAAGACAGCACATAAATCTGGGACACAGGACTCCCGGCCCCAGTGCCATGCACAGGAAGTTGCACAGACAATAGTTGGGATTCCAGAAGAGCTTTGAGGAAGGAAGAtaacagaggaggaaaggaaTATGAGGGATGGGAGGATCCAAGAAGGTGGGCGAAGGGTCTATTGGGATTATAGCCCTCAATTTTGGAGAAGCACGGGGACTCTCTGGAAGAGAAGTTCCCAGAGCTGGGTATCACAGCATGAATAAGAAATtggggggtggaggaagggagaacaTTCTGACAAAGGCCTGGTCTGTATGTGTCTGCAgatcctggaataaatcccagcTCAGCACTTTCTGTGGGAGGGaagtgctgtggtttgaacatgtctcccaaagctcatgtgttggaaacttaatcctcaatacAACAGTGCTGACAGGGGTGCCTAACGGAAAGGTTTAGGTCGTTATTAATGGATTCATGTCATTATTGTGGGAGTGCatttgttataaaagtgagttcaGCCTCCCCCTTgccctctctcactttctcttgcCCATGTTATGACACATCAAGAAGCCTTCCTTGAggcagcaccttgatcttggacttcctagccctCAGAACTGtcagccaaataaatttctgttcattataaatgacttcatctgtggtattctgttataaacgcagcaaaaaaaggaataagacagaaaattggtaccaagaaatAGGGCTACAACAAGTACCTGAAAAAGCttaagtggctttggaactgggtaatgggtagaggctgaaagaatttggaggagcaggctagaaaaagcctagactGCTGTGAATGGAGCATCCAGggagattctggtgagggctcagaaaaagACAAGATCTGTAGGGAGGGCCTAAATCTTCTTAGGGATTACTTATGTGGTCATgatcagaatgttggtagaaatatgaacAGTACGGTCTCAtcaggccattctgatgaggtctcagatgtaagtgagcaataaaatattgaaaacaggAGTAAAGACCATCCTTGTTATACAGTTGCAAAAAACCTCCTGgctttgtaaataataaaaaagcatgTTCAGGAGAGAATGCTAAGTGGCATTTGCTAAACCGATTAATATGGATAGAAGGAAGCCAGGTTCTATTTATCATGACAATGGGAGaaagaccccaaaggcattttAAAGATCTTTGAGGCAAGCTAGGACCCTGAGGGCAAGGTTTCCAGAGAGGTACCTCTGGGACCTCAGCATTCACTGCTCAGGGCTCCTTGGTACCCTGGTCCCCAAATTCTGGAGCAGTGCCTCTTGGCTGCCCCAGCTGTGGCTCAATCCAACACTCTGGGAGATACAAGTTATAAaacttggcagcatccatgtgatGCTAATTCTGCAGGTGTACAGAAGGCAAGAGCTGTGGAGCTACGTTGGCTTCCagctagatttcaaaggatgtcaCAGACAGCCTGGGGCCCAGGCAGAAACTTGTCACAGGGCAGAGCCGCGGCACACAGCCCCCCCACTTAGGGCACTGCTCAGTGGAGCCATAGGAGTGGGGCAGCCCCTGTgactccagaactgtagggccaccaGCACGTAACTCCAGCCTGGCAAAGCCGCAGGCATTAGACTCAAAGCCATGAGAGCTGCCAGGTGGACTAAGCCCAGCAAAGCCATGCGGgtggggctgcctgaggcccttagggctccccccccaccccagtgtgCCCAGGATGAGGGACATGGACTCaaaggagattattctccagcttgaagacttaatgttgttttctctgttgggttttggacttacttgggaccagttatcctttcttcctgcctatctcttccttttggaatggaaatgtctatcctatgcctgttCTATCAATGTGTTTTGAAACTAGATAACTTGTGTGACTTCACAAGCTCACAGCTGGAAGACACTCTGCCTCAGGATGAATTGTGCCTTGAGTCTCATCCATATCTGATTTAAATAAGactttgggcttttgagttggtgctgaaaTGAGtcaagacttttgggactattgggatggaatgaatgtattttgcattgcgagaaggacatgaatttggggggccaAGGGTGAATGCTATGGTTTGCATGTGTCTCctaaagttcatatgttggaaacttaaccccagtgcaacagtgttgggagttgTTTAGGTCACGAGAACTGcaccctcttgaatggattaatgttgtcattgtgggagtgggtttgttatgAAAGTGAATTTGGCCCCTCCTGgccctctcactctctcttgtgcatgtgatgccttctgccatgttatgagcAGCAAGAAGGTCCTTGCCAGACAAGTCCCCTCACAcctggacttcccagtttccagaaccgtgagccaaatagatttctgttctttataaatttctcagCCTGTGGGATTCTGTTGTAGCAACTCAAAACGGActaaggtggggaggggggagcaggACAAGGTGACCTTCATCAcaacctcagtgtcctcattggAACCACAGGAATCAGGAGGGAATCCAGTAGGAGATGAGAATACAGCCCTGGGCAGACAGTGAGCTGTGATGGGGTGCAGAGTCCTTACAATGATCCGAGCGGCGAGGCAGGCCAGGGAGGCACTGGGGTGGTGGCTGCCCAGACCCTGGGGGTTCCTGAAAACATTCTGGATCAGGGAAGGCTAGGTGCAGATATCAACAGGTGTCCACCCTTACCTGCAGGGGAGTCCCCAGATGCTTAGCGATGACACAATGACACTCCAGAAACTTGAGAGTAAGTCTGTCCCTCCCAAAGGGATGTTTATTTTTTGGAGCTCAAAGATTCCGGAATGAAAGCTACCCACCCCCGCAAACCATGACAGCAAGAAGCAGGTGCCCCCCCCATGCCCAAgcccaggaggaggaggggagaggaggagcagggaggaggagggggcctCATTCTGCACCCGGCTCTGGGGGAGGCAGCCCCCCGCCAATCCAGCGGCTGCTCCACCCCAGCGGCTGCTCCATGGGTCCCCACTGCAACCCCGCGTCCCTCCTCAACCGTGATGTCCGTGTCCCTTTCAGAAAGGGCCAGGTCAAGGGAACGTTGGAGCGGCCACAGCGGAACCAGACCAGTCCAGCCTGTGGCCTAAGAGACAAGGTAAGAGGGACTCAGGGCACACTCCAGGCACACAGAACAGGGGTCCCTCCCCTCCCGGGCCccacccttcctctccctcccccgcaGCCCCTCTCCCAGGCCCTGACCCCTCCGAGTCCCTGACTCCCCGCCACCCCTCCCAGCCTTCGTCTCCCCGGGGCTGCCCCCTCCTCACCGGGGACTTCCCTGGATCTCAGAGCAGCAGAACGCGGAGGCCCAGGAGCGAGAGCGCGGGGGCCACCGTGAGGCTGGAGGCGGCGCTGGTGGGAGAGCGCTCGTGCTCTCTCGAGGCCTCCTTCTCTCTTTTGGGAGAGATCGGGCAGTTCAGGCAGCAGCTGGACGGGCTCCTGCAGATCTGCTTGAGGCTCATCGACCCCAGAATCTAATCCACCCCCATCCAAGTCAcgggggaggggagtgggcagCGGTCACCCAGGGCTCTGAGACCCTAGGGACAAGGTTGTCCCTCTCTGGGACTCAGACTTTACCCCCTGGAGCAATGGGGCTCGTGCGTCTTGGGTAaggaggtgggagtgggaagGGCATGGTCTGGGGGAGGGATGTCTCTGACCTCAGTCGTTCCACCTCCGCCAGAGTGTTTTGCAGCCTCAGGTTCAATTTCGTGATCTCTCCTGAGGGCGGGACAGAATCAGGGGGCGTGTCGGCACGTGACCACGCCCCTACCCGGCTCCGCCCCTCTCCCCGATCCCCAAGCCTGGGTCCCCGACGCGGCCCCTCCTTCAATACCTAATGCACCCCTCCTCAGCCCCCTCCCTGGAACTCTGAGCTTCGTCCTTTCTCACCCTGAAGCTCCTCCACCTGCGCCTGCTGCTTCAGGCCCTGAGCCGTCTTCTCCTCCAGGGAAGCCAGCAGGGTCACCTGGGACAGAACAGAGCGTCAGCAACTGGGGTTCTGACCCGGGAGAGGGTTGGCTGCTGGGGTGAGTCCGggaccccctccccagccctggagACAGAAGGGCTGAGGTGCAAACCCCTTTCGCGTTCTCCTGCAACCCTCTCTGCCCCTCTGTCTCCAACCTCAAAAATCGCCACAACCACACACCTTCCCAGGGCTGCCAGTAAGTGTGCAATCCTCAGAATGGATGTTTTGAGTGCGCACCCCCCACACACAGGAATTTGGAGACTCCATACGAAAATTCTGGTAGAAATTCCCAGATGCCCTGGGATATTGCCCAAGAAGATTTAGAGGGCGCCTCCCAAACTCAGAACACAGGAGGGTCTCCAAGTCAAGCTATACGTCCGGTGAGAGTTTCAAGGTTCCCCATATCTGGAGCCAGGTGAAAATGTCAGTGTTTCAGGGATGCAGTGGAAGTTTGAAGAGCCCCTTCTTCAGGGCCTGGTGAGGTCCCCATCCAACCCCTACTAGGGATTCCTGCTCCCCTAAAACTGGTGCCCATGGGAATTTCAAGCTCCCCTGCGCCAGTGCTCAGGAAAGAGTTTGGAGATTCCCCCAAGTCCTAGTGGGGGATGCTAAGGCCCCTGATTTGGGCGCTGATATGGACTGAGGGCTTGTCCCCTCCAGAGCTTATGTGGAAGCTTGATTCCCAACATGGCGGTGtcaaaagatggggcctttaagagggcATTGGATGGTGAGGGCTATGTTCTCATGGAAGAATCAAtgcattcatgaagtaatgggttaaAATGGCTCATCACCGCtatggactggtggctttctaAGGAGATCGAGTGAGCATGTTAACAGGCATTCTCCTCGCCATGGGATACCTGTGtcgccatgggactctgtagtgTCCCccccaagaagaaggccctcaccagatgtgcccccggggaccttggacttcccagcctccaaaactgtaagaaataaatttctttttcttataagttacccagtttcaggtattctgttacaagcaagaGAAATCAGAGTAAAACAGGTGCTATGGGACGTTTTCAGGCCTCATCCCACACCAAATCCCTGGAGGGAGTTTAGAGGTCCCCAAACTCTGGTGGGGAAATCCAGGCCTCCTGATATGGGGCCCAGGGGCAGTTTCAaggcctcccccacctcctcccagacCCTACGGGTGGGGATTTCTCAGGAGAGTTTCTAGGCCTCCCCAAGCACTAGGCCCTCCACTGGCATTTCGGTGGCTTACCATAGTGTGGTTGCAGGTGGCAGCCCGTGTCTCAGCCTGCAGGAAGCCCTCTTGGGCCCGGGTCAGCTGGTGCTGCAGGAGGTGAGTGACATTGCGATGCTCCATTTCTGCCCGGAGGCCGTCCTGGCAGGCCTTGCTGTTGGCCTTGAGAGCGAATATGATCAGGGGCACCCCCAGACCCACAACCACCACCAGGAGCACAGAGATCCCTATCAACAGCAGCAGCTTGTGGGGTCCCTGTCCTTCCTCCTTCAATTGGTCATCCATGGGCACTGGCCTATAGTGGTAAAAAGTTGGTGACATCCAAATCTAAAAGCTGCAGAGAGTTTGAAGAGGAGTTCGGGAGGTTGCTGAAACCTTCTACCGGCCATCCCCTTATTAGCATAGGAGCTGTCCTGACAAATAGCAAGTTCCAGGAAGTCCCCTGACCTGCAGTTTTTGAAGCCCTTGGCTGGGGCATTGGCAGGCAGGAGACAGCCTAGactttcagtttcagtttcttgCAAAGGAGAGGGGGTTTTTTGCTCTCACATTACAGTTTTGGCCACTCCTGCCTGGGTGCCGGCCAGTGGATCCTGCGGGAGGGACACGGGAGCTGCCATTTCAGGTCCCTGCACCTCTCCTGAATGCTGGTGAGCGCTTAGTGAGTGACAGCCTAGCGTTCATCTGTACCATGACCTGAAGAGGCAGAGGACGTCATCATAGACCAGACCACAGCTAGGGAAAATGAAGCTACAGGTTGAGTGGTGGAGTGGGTCAGGGCCTGGGACTGACCTAAGAGGCTAGGTTTTGTGTTTACAGATTCCGTGGTGACCCAGCAGGGGTTCGCCCGGTGCCCCCGCCTCCACCTAGGAGACCATGGGGAGCCATGGTGGGTGTGTGAGCAGGGGCGGGACTGGGGCTCAGGAGAAGGTGGTAGACAGGACAGACCCACTGTGGCCCAGATTGCAGTTCCTGGCTTGGCCACGAGGGGACGCCCCCACCCACAAAAAAGTTCTCCCCGGCGCCTGTCACTGCGCAAGCAGGGAACTGGCTGCTTTCCAGAATCTGTGCTGACTCCAAGTAAAccctgggcctgtttcctcatcagcaaagtGGACACAGGACCAGCCTCTCTAGGAGGGGCCAGTGAGGAGATGCAAGTAGGGTGCTCCAGTATCCAGTAGGTGCTCAATGGATGTGCAGACCACCTGTGCGGCTTGTAGCTCAGGACAGATGGACAGGCACACGATGCTGAAACATGGCCACGGAAAGAGGAGTGTATTTTGAGGAAAGATCGTCAGGTCCATTTGGGACATGCTGAACCCAAAGGGCCTGGGGGACATCCAGGGCAGAGGCCCGGGAGGGGGCTGGACCCTGGGGCGGGGGGCAGAGCAGTGTCCTCAGGCTACACGGACTTCCTCTTTGTGTGTCTAAGGAAGCCAGAGCTTCCTGTGTGGAACTGGCCCAATTACAGGCATCCAGCTGTCCGGATGTGACAGCGGAAGGGGGCTGTGTGCTTTTCCAGTGGCTTCTTCAGCCACGGCCTGACCACAACCTAGATTCTGTTGGGTCAGCCATTTCCAAGTATTTATGTTTGTGTGGGCCAGACGGCAGGCGGGGGCCAAGGCCAGGGGCCCAGGCTTCCCAGAAGGTCTGGCGAAGCACCTCTAGGCCCCCAGTTGGAcatccctctgcccagaagcccCCCAGTAAAGCCACTTAGAACCAAGTAACAAGGGATGGGGCATAATCTTGCTGAAAAGACGCAAGGGGACCTGTGTGTCCTGAGGAAGGGCCTGCCACCCTGCTTGGAACCCCAGGTGCAAAGACACAACCCTTGGCAAAGTTGACTTGTTTGAGCTGTGCTGTTCTGGCCTGCAAACCTTACAGTCAGCTTGGGGCCAGGGCGGTGGCCACAGTTACAGATCAGAGGTCAGGATTGCTGGTGAACAGCCCCGCCTCCCATGGGACTCTGGGTAAATGACTTTCCTCTCAGCCTCTGTTTCCCCAGGTGTAAAATGGCGATAATAATAGAACTGTTTGATGTGCCCCTAAATTTTTCAAGTGTCATTTGCTGCATCCTTGTCCGGGCTCTGCAAACAGGAATTTTGTggattttccctttaaaattccAAATAGCAACTGTTAAGCaccatttttctgattttggctttgttttttaaaaaagaaacatttaattttagaAGAGTTGTAGATGTGAGGAAAAATAGGACAGTACAAAAACATTCCCATATACCCACACAGGGTTTTCACTCTAACGTCTTACATTAGGATGGCACATTTGTCACAATGAATGAACCAATACGGATATATTATCATtgactaaagtccatactttatccagatttccttcattttctctaaTGTCCTTTTCATGTCCCAGGATCCCACATGACATCTAGTTGTCCcatctccttaggctcctctaggctgtgacagtttctcagactttccttgttttgatgaccttgacagttctGAGGAGTGTTGGTCAGGTGTTCTGTAGAATGTCCCTCCACTGGCATTTGTCTGGTTTTTTTCTCAGGGTAAGACAGGGTTGAtgggtttggggaggaagaccacagaggtgacGTGTCCTTCCCATCACATCGTATCAAAGGTACGTACTGTCAGCGCGACTTATCTCTGCCGGTGTTGACGTCGATCCTTTGGCTAAGGTATTATTTCTTAGGGTTTCCCACCGTAAAGTTCCACCTTCCTCTGGCTTTCCGTCCTGTACCCTCTGGAAGGAAGTCGTTATTTGCAGCCCGTGCCTGGGCGGTGCGGAGTTCCGCCCGCCTCCTCAAGGGGGCAGCACCTGCATAAATTACCTGGAATTCCTCTGATGGGAGATTGGTCTCCATTCATTTATGCGATCACTTATTTGTATCAATATGGACtcctggatatttattttattcatcaggTTATGTGTTTTGGtgttcaaattgttccagctttttatttttttttataacaattgTTAGTTTTGACGAACAGCTCCACAAACAGGTTCTGGAGTGTTCTTTGGAGATACATGGAAGGAAGCCAAGTGCTAATCCTGGGTTGGATTAGGAGGCCGCCCTCATATCCAGGGGCAGGCAGGGAAGAGACCCTGTTTGAGAAGCAAAGAGCATGTACAagggattaaaaaaatagttaatattgAGAG includes:
- the CCDC194 gene encoding coiled-coil domain-containing protein 194, translating into MAEPAPEPGRVWRVLALCGAAVFLAAAAAGGALVAWNLAASTARRPRCPELGANATAAPWDPAPEVEELQRRLAEAAQREEALAGQLDLAEGVRRELEEALRACQGRQNRLRTQLTTLKSEMDEAKAQGTQMGAENWALTEALARWEAAATESERRLDEAQRRAGAAEAEGEACAAREVALRDRVKALEAEVRPPRRVPRPRPRSRPGSRPRTRSRSRPGTSGSGCRRPARRARG
- the BST2 gene encoding bone marrow stromal antigen 2, whose translation is MSPTFYHYRPVPMDDQLKEEGQGPHKLLLLIGISVLLVVVVGLGVPLIIFALKANSKACQDGLRAEMEHRNVTHLLQHQLTRAQEGFLQAETRAATCNHTMVTLLASLEEKTAQGLKQQAQVEELQGEITKLNLRLQNTLAEVERLREKEASREHERSPTSAASSLTVAPALSLLGLRVLLL